The segment ATGATGATGTTATGTGCAAAGTCATTTCAATAATCACATTTTCACCAAAAGCTACTGCAGAGCTTTAAAAGGGAACAACTTTTATGGAACTCTTTTATGCTGCTTTAATAATacgtttgcatatttttttaagcttGAAATCTTCAGTTTCATTCATtacaattgtgtaaaaaaaattctacctTTGtgttccaccaaaaaaaaaaaaaaaacattatgcagGTTTGGGATCTTTTTCCCCACACAAAAATGAGTTTTAGATAAACAATAATTGCTGGAGCCCCTGCAGGAGCGCTGCAGAGCCCCTAGGGGTTGTGGACCCTTTATTAAAAACCCCTTAGCTAAGGTTAAAGgataatttatacttctgaatgtcaGTGGTAGTTGTTTTTGTGCTCAGTGGGACTCAGCTAAGAGTTATGTAAGGGATTGTTCTCTCAGGAATTCTAGTCTCATAAAAACAGACGGACTTATGGGCCCACTGCTCTGCACTGTCTGACTCGGCCTATAAGTATAGATCCTCGGGGAGAATGCCACACTATGACAGGTTAGAATAAGGTATCTGTTCTGTGTTTCAGGGACTATGTGCGCAGTGAGCTGCAGTCTGGCTATGAGGGCCCGCTGTACCTGGAGCCTCTGTCCATCAACCGCTTCACTACTTCACTCATCTGTAAGTCTTCAAATCATCACACCTTTTAATTCAATGTGAAACGCTGTTCACAAACCATTTTTGCTTCTTTAACATAAAtgatttctgagtgaaacaggaTGTAAATATTAAGCATAAAATACAAAGAATTGAATTCATGAAAAATGAAGCAAGGCCATATTGTGTCGCCACAATCATTCAGGAGTGAAATGCTGATAATACAATTACAACCTCCTGATATTCCTGATATTCCTGATACGTCTGCAGGGTATTGGTATGGAAACAGAGATGAAAATGCACATTCTTGCTATCTCTGTCTTTGCTACACTGCTAGTAGGAGGGGACTTTAACAGGGCCAGTTCTGATTTCAAGCTGACTTAAACTTAACGTTCTGAATCAGGTTCCTGTCACGTGCGAGTCCCATACTGAATCACTACAGCTCTTATTCAGTCTGAACGTGTGCTCATGTAGTGTCATTCTGGAAAGAATTGGGTAGTTTTGCATTTCTCGGCATGTGATGTCAGATGTCAAGGCATTTCTTACCCTTGTTCCTGTCTCATAAGCCGCCTGCCCTCAAACACGCTGTATAAAAGCCAGAGATGCAGCTTTCATATTTTCCCGTCATCAACACAATCCTTTGCCAGCTTAATGTCAAAACCTCTCCTGCtcgcttccttttttttttctctctctcacaaattTGGTCTTCCCCTTGTCTGTAATATGTCATACTTTCCCTCACTCTCTCACTTTTTCTTTCACTGCATTTTATAAGTCTGTTCCTTCCTCTAACTTACTTGCTTTCTCATCaactactgtatatttattatttctgtgtttttcttGACATTTATATGGTTTAGGCGGTAAATCTCACTGTCCAGAACATGCCTAGATCATATTTATTTAGGATCATTTAGGAAAGTAACACTTCACAACAATGTCCCATTagttatagtttatagttttgtTAACTTACagcattttttctatttttggtttagtttggccaaaaaaataaaaaaataaactttaaatagtatttttgctTGTAATCCAGAGTTTTGATGTGCAGATCATACTGGCTAGCTTTATTgatggtatttttatttatatatttatttattgttatttttttttttttttatttttttttttttattacttaacagaaaatatgtatattttaaaaaggtCTCTAGAAGAGTATATATTATGTCTTCATTTATCCGTCTTTAGTTATAGTGATTGTTGTGTTTGTTGAAGTTAAGTTGTAGAAAATTCAGAAAGTCATAATATATATTAACCAAAAATTTTGTCTTTGgccaattaattaatttgtttatttttgtcaaaaattaaggttttaatgtaaaaatgaaaaagtaatacatttgtcTGTAACAGTATTTGGTCCCAACTTGTGACATTGTACCCtaatttcatgtaaaaaaaaaaaaaaaaaaaaaaaaaaaaaaaaaaatatatatatatatatatatatatatatatatatatatatatatataatttgtaatgtacATATTCAAGGATTATACAAGTATACTTTTTTATAGATTATTATAGTACTTGCTTTACtgaatttactttattattatttttagaaagaaagaaacattgtGTACAGACAGAATGATTTTCTTACTGCAATACAGTAATGACAATaagatatattgttattattatatgattatgTACTTAATATCCTTTATAGGCTTCTTTATgcataatatttcttttttttctccattttgtggTGAAATACAACCCTAGCACCTGTTGGTGAGATTCACCCTTTGGTGTACTTCTTGCTATTTCACTGGTGTGCGCATTGAGTTCTTGAGTGCTGCTGGGTCCTTTACTCTGAATTCTGTAGGGCCTAATTAACTCCAGCCAGAACAGATTCATTCATTAATGTCAGTGAGTACAGTACGGAGCACACGGCTTAGATTCAGGTCGTGTGCTTTTTCTTTACAGTATCATATTGCAGTTTAGTATTAATCTTAAATTAGTAGTAATCTTATTTTTGCTCATATTTCTATGTCCTTTTAATTCTATTAGGAAtaagatgttttgttttatttctctgtGTTTATGTGTACATAGGTCAGCTGGTGGTGTGTACCTTGTGCTCCTGTGTGATGCAGACCAAGCGCATTTGGCTGTTCTCAGCGCACTTCCTCCCTCTGGTGGCCAGGCTGTGCCTGGTTCCTTTGGAGACCATCGTTTTTGTTAATCGCTTTGCCATGATTTTCACAGGCCTGGAAGTCATCTACTTTTTGGCCTCCAACCTGCTGGTGCCGTTTAATCTGGCCAAAACAGCGTACCGGGAGCTTGCACAGGTTAGAACAGTAGAGGCAGTTTTTAAACTGGAGAGTgttaaatcaaagaaaaaagaaCTCAACTCTTCTCTGTTATATCTGTTAGGTGGTGGAGGTTTATGGGTTGCTGGCTCTCGGTATGTCTCTGTGGAATCAGTTGGTTCTGCCcgtgttgttcatgtgtttctgGCTGGTTCTGTTTGCTCTGCAAATCTACACATACCTCAGCACACGAGACCAGCCAACATCTAGAGAGAGGCTGCTCTTCCTTTTTCTCACAAGGTGAGTCGAAGTTCAGGCTGCCCTGCTTGTAATTCCTGAGCATTTTACTAAAAAGTTTAATAGAGAAATAGATGGATAAGAGTGTCACTGATCTTTTTGCttttttcagtaaaatatttGATGAACTGTTAGTAaatgtttgattgattgattttgttCTCATGAAGGTGCACAGCAGCTTCTTTTCTAAATGTTTCTTAGTATTGCAGAGTGCTGTTGTACTCCGTACTCTCTACTGGGCCTGGTGTTCACAGTGTCGTTCGTTGCTTTGGGAGTGCTCTCTCTTTGCAAGTTCTACCTGCAGGGCTATAGAGCTTTCATGAATGACAACACCATGCACAGGTATCACATACCCACCCTTACGTCacacagagttttttttcttatgcaacacaaaatattaagtacaaatttatcttttttattgtCTGGCAGTTGCCATTTTGTgtggtttattaataaattatcaatattaaaattataatttgagATCTTATTTTTTGGTTTTGGGGTCTCTTATGGTCACAAAggccacatttatttgattaaaaatacagcaaatacaGAAATAACAgagatattttgaaatgtaatgataatttaaaatgacagttttttattttaatagattttcaaatgtaatttattcctgtgatgaaaagctgatttttcagcagccattactccagtcttcagtgtcaaaggATTCATTATGGcactttttttatcacataattgaCCATAGCAATCTCTCTCTCAGGGGCATGACAGAGGGAATCACTCTTCTGATCCTCGCTGTTCAGACTGGACTGATTGAGCTACAGGTCATCCACAGAGCCTTCCTCCTCAGCATCATCCTCTTCATTGTAGTGGCCTCCATCTTGCAGTCTATGCTGGAAATTGCTGATCCCATAGTGCTGGCGCTGGGAGCCTCCAGAGACAAGTACATAAGCATGATTGTTAAAGACATATGTTTAAGTATTTTATAAGTGAACAATGTAATTTAGTGTTCTGGTTATTTTTGAATCATTATTGCTAACAGGAGTCTATGGAAGCACTTTCGTGCGGTTAGCCTGTGCTTGTTCCTGCTGGTGTTCCCAGCCTACATGTCCTACATGATATGTCAGTTCTTCCACATGGACTTCTGGCTTCTGATCATCATCTCCTCCAGCATTCTGACCTCACTACAGGtagaaatccaaaaaaaaaacacacagcatCAGCTCTGAACTAGAGCAGTAGTGAGTGTAAGATACAGCATAAAGCAGCAGAAACgggggaaaaaaatgaatggGAGAAATTGTAACTCAATATGGTACTGTAGAAATGTTGAAGATGTTATTGCTTACAATCTTGACGAACGATATTGGAGATTTGAATGGATTTTAGTAACAGTAGCATACAAATTGCAGATCTAATAGAGGACAAAACACCATGAAGTATATTATATGATTTCCTCTCTGTTCTCCTATTTTCTAATATTCCTTATAAAGAAAAGAACCTTCCTGtttctttgatgatgtttttgttTCTCACTAACCGTGTCTTGTTGACCATCAAGTTGAAACTGATTCTGTGAGACCCTACTGTAATTATCCTGTATCTCATGGAAATAAAAGATGGATTGTTCTTAAAGAAAGGAGAAACGAAACTGCTTTAAGGGAATCTTTACATCCcgtttgtgaaaaaaataaaaaaaaaaaaaaaaattcacatccaCATGGTTTATTTATCTTCACCATAAATCACTTTTTtctttagttaataaaaatataactgttCACTGTTAGTTGTCATCTCagttccattaaataatattaacagatacaacttttgattttaagaaTTTActagtaaatgttgaaaataaaattattaaattctttagatgtatttttattgttagttcatgttacctAAAGTGGTTAAACCAATGTTAACAAATGTAAAGTCATTGTAAAGTGTTgtcaataatttataataaatacaaattataataatatttaaaatgaaaaaaaatagtaacagtaatatttaattataatgtatagtcatattttatgtttatatttttattaatagtaaCAATATTCATATTTCCAATCTgttattaatacaaattattcataaataattatttcatcagtattattttcatacagtatttcaTCGACCATCTGCCACCCTGCTCTCTAGTCACTGGCTCTAAAAAACCTATTACAGTTGTGTAGGATTTGTGACAGTTGCTGATTGGTGTAATGTGAAATTCAGCTGTTGTCCCTCTGTTTTAAAATCTTCGGCTCTCAGGTGCTGGGCACACTTCTGATCTACGTGCTCTTCATGGTGGAGGAGCTCAGCAAGGCTCCAGTGGAGAACATGGATGATGTCATCTACTGGGTGAACGGCACCTACAGGCTGCTGGAGTTCCTGGTTGCGCTGTGCGTGGTCGCGTACGGCGTGTCGGAGACTGTGTTCGGGGAGTGGAGCGTGATGGGCTCTACCATCGTACTCATCCATTCTTACTATAACGTGTGGCTGAGGGCCCAGTTGGGCTGGCAGAGTTTCCTGCTCCGCAGAGATGCTGTCAACAAGATCAAGAACCTGCCTACAGCTTCTCACCAACAACTCCAGCAGCACAATGACATCTGTTCCATCTGCTaccaggtgtgtgtgagtgtggatgTGAGGGTTTGTGTGTTGTGATGGATGTCCAGGTACATTCTGTAGCACGTGTCTCCTTGTGTATTTCTGTGGTAGATTGATGGTGGGTTCAGTTAGGGTGCATCACTATTGTTCATATGCTCTAAGTATTAAATTTATGCGCATAATCTGTGCCACaccatttgtattatatatatggaCATATGTAATATTGCGTGGCTTGCTAAGGAAAGACTTTTCCAAGGGATTGGATTTTTTGTTTGGCAGACAGTATTGTAGACTTACTTTGACTTTGGTCAGTAAGCAACCACCTAACAACCATATTCATAACACCTTAGAACATTAACATATAAATCCCCTGGCAACCATTTACGACTCCTTATCATTAGGGGAGCAGGTACTATATCAGTAAACAGCCAATAtttgatttgtattatttattggtatgaattaatattgaataaatatagaCTGATATTGAAAATTGATTTGTGAATGGATTTATTtaccttatttaattttttttttacatgtaaatgACATTTACTGTCATtgtaatgatgatgatggtgatgatgttttattattagtaatactACTACTGCTTCAACTACTGATTAAATAATAACTTGacatcattataataataataataatgataataataatgtcattattattattataacaatggcaaattattttatattaaacatcaaaataataataataataataataataatatttttcttctttgcgttataattattattaattatactaataatataataatttgtcaGTGTTATAATGATtatgatgttattattattattgttattattatttatttaaaaaaatatcttaaaattagtatacatttttcatattgtacattaatagtaatgcctaaattcactttagttttttttctatttattttgacaaaacatttaaaacatttttaaatgtgctatcTAACAGCTATAACATACAAATAATTATcattgaaattaattttatttatgacTAACCTCTTCTGTTCTTGAATCTAGGACATGACGTCAGCAGTGATCACCCCCTGCAGTCACCTCTTCCATGCTGGCTGCTTGAAGAAGTGGTTGTATGTGCAGGAGACTTGCCCACTTTGCCACAACCAGCTAAAAGGCTCATCACAACCTGACTCTTCAACACAGGATGCCCCACCACAAGAGCTCCCAATACAGCCAGCAGGTGATCTGGACCCTTCAGTGCATTCAGAATCAGATTCAACTCTCCAGGTTCCCCAGCAAGACGACACCACTCTCACTTCAGCGTCAAACCTTACGGTTGGGCTGAAAGACGACAGTGACACTACTGCCTGCTTTTCCTCCCAGTCCTAAAACCTGCCTTGAGCCAGTCTCAACTCCACACACTGCTGGCCAAAAGACAGTTTTACAGCAGAGAGTCTGATGGGATACTGTCTGCCCTCTCTGTGACtgatacatacattacatacggAATGCTACTTAGACATCtataaaatcaaaatcaatcGTCCCCATCTCGTCCAGAACATCACAGAATCCAGAGGCCAACCTGAATGTGATCATGTGACCCTTCAATATAGTGCTGTGATGCTCTGTAGGCACATATCAGCACATATACACTAGCACGCTCTCAGTATCCAATAGCGGTAGCCCGTCTTTTCTGTTCTCGATTTGTTTTTTTgagagaaaatatatttacatatatgccACTGCATTTGCACTAATGTAACATAAAGCAATGCTCCAAAGTCTTGTCTGATGCTAAATACTGGTGTGTATGCATTGAATCAAGTTCTATATGAAATATATACCCatgtacaaatatatatgtaaaggAGTTTTGATATCCAAAGTATATTGTAAAGCACCATCGAGTGTCATGAAGTGGCCTCAGGCTTAAATGAACGCTAGGCCTCTATTGCGACCTCTAGTGGCGGTAGTGGGACGTGCCTTTGGCTGTGGATAAACACTGACCAATTAGGAGAGTCAATTTCATTCTCATCAGTATTTGGCATTTAGCGCATTTGTGAACATGAATACATTCGAGAATGTATGAGCACACTTTGCGAATGCCGTTTTTTCTTTTTACTAAGtgtttaagttaatatatttaacatagtTTGTTAAACGAATGGTGTTTGGCTTGTGGAATTTTTAATctgcaaaaattttattttatctaaaccACCAGATTTTTTTAAgctattttccattttaaagcaAATCTGAATGAAAATGGAGAGTATAATCCTAATAGCATTCTGAATTTATCCTCCTTTTCTTTTAATGCAGCATAAACGTGGAATGATGTTCTTTGAAGGCTAACTTTGTTTGAATTGCAGCTGAATTCAGTAAAATATGCCTGAAGTCTGAACGTGAACCTGAATGTCAGAATAAATCCAATCCTAAAGTATGAAACATTTGTCTTGGCTTTCTTCCACAATGCCTTTCTAAATCGTAAAAAGACCTACAAGGGCTCTTAAACCCAGCTGcaatgatgatgaaaataataatttaatatttactattaatttaataaaaattattaataatataaaaaaagaactcATTATTAattcaaacattattatttatttattaataattataattgtttaaGGTTACCTTTTTTGCAaatttcaaaatgaatatccatttttcatattgtatattataatggTGTGGTCTCTTTATTCAATTGTAGCATTTCAAATGCCTCTTTAGtttttagcatttcattttttaatttaaatattgacTGTTTAACTGTTGTTGGAGATAACATTAAAAACTCTTGAGTTCTATAATCTAGGACATGATGTAAAAAAACTGGTACTTAGTTAGTTATTGAAAGTTAGAATAATCCTATTAACATTCTGAATTTATCCTCCTTAGAAATACAGCATAAATGTGTGTTCTGTGAAGGCTAACTTCTGTTTGAATTGCAGCTGAATTAAGTGAAATATGCCTGAATGTGAGTCTGAATGTCAGAATGAATCTAAACCTAAGCTATTAAACTTTTGTCCTGGCTTTCTTTAAGTGCCTTTCTGAAGCAAAATAAGACCTACAGGGCTCTTAAAGCCACCTGTGATGAATCAAACAGACCTACACCTGAGTGCTGAGGTAATGTCAGACTGCTGAAACCATCAAAACATCTGATGAAGAGACACCGACATGATATGTACACATTTCCTGACTCACAATCTTTTAGAGGTCTGAAGATCATTCGTTTTCCTTCCCTCCCTTATAGAGTTACTGTTTGCCCCTAATCTCTGCAGTCATCATAGTCCTAACTATATTCTTTTAACATAACTCATTTGCTGATTCGAAAATGCAATAAACGGTTATGGTATATGCATCCTCCCGCAATATTTGAGCACagtgtgaagagagagagagagaaaatacatGTGAAACCAAGTACAAAACACTCTGTCATTTTGGACAGGCCAGATAATCCCTAGGTACATTTTCCTCACGGAACCAGAATATAAGTATAAGTCTACTATTACAGttaattctgatttttttataaGGACAGTTTAGCCAAATATTCTGTTAGGGTAGAGTGGGGAAAAAACAAACAcctaccgtttttttttttttttttttttaaataaccactACATAGGGTCAAGATACATTTTTGTTGTAACTATAGACTATAGTACGTTGACAAGAGTGATGTAGAAGTGTTCACCATAAAGCTTACACTggtgatgtacctgagagaaaacagactGATCTTCAGcagtaagaaaaaaaaggtgtttcgtagaacatcacagttatatatgataTTATAACAGTAAGGCCTGTAGATAGGGAGTATGTGTTAAGAAAATGAGAATGACATCATTCATCAAAATTTAACGGGGTAAAACGCCCTCAGGGGGCACAACTTACTGTAGTTAGTCATATTCTTTTCTGAACATCAGATCCTTTGTTTTTCCATCAAATATATTCTAACTAGttggctgaataaaaatatttagctaGTTAGTTagccagttagcatcagctaaaaatagttttcaattaggctataattttgtaatttataattattgattatattctatttaattttaaGCTAAACCTGCCTGTACTATAATTATGCTGTAGATGGGGGCAGACTGGGGGCATTTTATCCCACCTTTGGGTAactaatttttttgttaaaaatctaAAAACATGAAAATCCAACATGGATTATAATTCATGTCGttgtcactaaaaatatgatAACTATTCTTgacatatttaacttttttttttcacaaaaataataataataataataaagaaaaaaagacaatgtcTTTAGTTTTTATATCTATAATTTGCTAATATGTTTCCACGTGTGGCCATAAGATGGCAATGTTGGGCTGTCAACGATTAACCACGCGCTTCCTGTGTCCGGTTCTCTGAGGAGCCCAGAACACTTAATGCTATTTCTTTTCGTTTCCACAAATCACAGACTCTGTCGTTATAGTATGTACAAAATATCCACACTTTGTTAGCAGTTGTCATAATCATCACCAGCTGAAACTCGTATTTCTCCACTTCTCTGTAACGTCAAACTGAGATGGTACCAAATCAGAAGTAGCCTACGTAGGCTAATAGCCAACTGGTTAGTTTGTTACATTAATGAACAGTTATAATTGAGTTGCTTTCTCGCAGTCTGACCTTGAcgcattaaaatataaataggaCTTGTATGGACTTGCATTCTGCATACTGCTTTCTATCAAAACTACTCGACAACGTTAATAGACTATTTtatataaataggcctatatataaatatataaaacgttGACATGCGGCCTTATCGTTTGAAACTGACAATAGCCTACAGACTGAATTAATCTATCTCACGTGACAAGAACTTTGTTTtacattatgatttattttatcgTAATTCAGTTCAGTTATATGGTTACTCATCAACGACAGCGTGTTTTATGTGAACATCTGTTTTACAAATCAAATAGAATTGGTCGCTGTCAGCAATAGGATTATATAAACgttcatttttatataattattataaacacggacacattatttattttttatttttgtgaaaatatattttttttcacgcaCATACGCACttgaagctatatatatatagctaaataACAGGTCTGTTTCTTATTTGGACACATGAAAATACACCGTTTCCACTGAGACACTGAGACTGAGACTTGTGTAGTTTCTGCCACTTAAAACTGCTGTGTGGGAATATAAATATACAGGGACCCAGGGGGAGCAGAATTTCCCTCTGCCTGACCAGCACTGGATTGGACGGGACTCTCTTACACTTCCTCTGTCCACTGCAGAGGATTTCATTAAGGTCTGGTAGTAGCTACAATATCTATTTCCTGTGCATGCATATGCtcatttttgcacatttctaAAATAGGCCTATAATAAAGCGTTATAGTTGCATTCTAAATCTAAACAGAACTGctgttgtttgaaaaaaaaaatattggtttgcGCTGCCAGCATTTAGGTACTCTTCTAGTTTTATATCGAATCTGACAAAGCAGCTGTTAAACAGTTTAGGTCTGAATATTCATGTTTTGTTTGATGCGTTTAATCTTTACCAGAACATGTGTTTTATGGATTATAATATCTGTACATTAGGCTACTTCTTTAtcagcaatgttttttttaatacaatgtaTGCCTCTTAAATAATTTGATCATATtagtaataattttttaattgataATTGATCTGTGCAATCTGACCTGGTTTAGTGCAATGTTAGCCTATATGtctttttaactaaatattttaagGACTAATTATGACACAATTATTAATTTCTTCGTATTAGTTGTCAAACATGTCACATGCACTAAGGTCTCTAGCCTACATGCATTTAGGCTAATACAAACTCTCGTGTAATTATTTCGATGACAAATGATCTCTCTTTACTTCATCATGgtcttaatacattttatttgacaaaCATGGTTTAAATAAAGAACAAATATTCTGACATGACCGCGGCTGCTTGGGGTTGTTTCAGGAAGAACAAAAGTTATATTACAAAAGTTAGTAAGAGTTAACAAACGCTCAAAAACAGAAATAGCGTCTGCCTAgcaggtaaccatagcaacagtagGATGCTTGAGCACTTTGTGTCAGGACCATTATCGatatttcaataaaaacaaataaaaaagactgtcatctagcactttattttaattacttttttcacaaaaactgttgcgttttgttaaaaatatatatatatatatatttatgatagtTGATTTTTGCTTAACTGTGCCACGGGCGCCAAAAGACAAACTTGAACATGTCGAGACGAACCTTGAAAATCCCCTTTAAAAGTCCGATCAttgaaagttatttattttttaaataaacttgcaATACTAAAAAATCAACTTAGTGTTCATGTGAACCACTTCAATTTGGTTTCACTCGCGCGCTCCGGTAGGCAGTTACTCGAGTGACATTTAACGCGCACATGACTTCTTTCTAGTTTTCTGTCTAAACTCGCGCTCGCTAAGTGGGCAGGGCGCGCTGTGATATCTAATTAGGCGACGGGCTTCGTGGTTGGGTGGACAGCTAATGGTAGTTCAGGTTTACTTATGTTCGGGGGGCGGCCCTGCGTGCGCAGTCACTCCCCCTCCTGTTCCTCCTCCCTTTGGGGTTAGTTTGCTTGTGTTTAGTTCCCAGAGACGGTCAAATCGGATTCCTTTGGGAAAGGACACAAATCACTCCCGTTTGAACAAGGAGAACAGCGAGGGAGCTGTCTCCACAAGGGTCCACATCTCCTGTTTGATTTCATTGCTCATTCATGTGATTTGATCAGAGAATTCTCTTTGTGGAGAAAGAcaggaaaggaaaaaaataaaagaaaaaaatagtctTTGGATGATGACATTTGATCTGACCCTTAGTGAAGCCC is part of the Carassius carassius chromosome 33, fCarCar2.1, whole genome shotgun sequence genome and harbors:
- the LOC132113678 gene encoding RING finger protein 145-like isoform X1 encodes the protein MAVKERVEAVLNVGLRVPSIMLLEVLYRWDVSSFFQKIQRSSLNNNPLFQYKYLALYLHYVGYILSLVLLTLPRQHLVQLYLYVLTALLLFAGHQISRDYVRSELQSGYEGPLYLEPLSINRFTTSLICQLVVCTLCSCVMQTKRIWLFSAHFLPLVARLCLVPLETIVFVNRFAMIFTGLEVIYFLASNLLVPFNLAKTAYRELAQVVEVYGLLALGMSLWNQLVLPVLFMCFWLVLFALQIYTYLSTRDQPTSRERLLFLFLTSIAECCCTPYSLLGLVFTVSFVALGVLSLCKFYLQGYRAFMNDNTMHRGMTEGITLLILAVQTGLIELQVIHRAFLLSIILFIVVASILQSMLEIADPIVLALGASRDKSLWKHFRAVSLCLFLLVFPAYMSYMICQFFHMDFWLLIIISSSILTSLQVLGTLLIYVLFMVEELSKAPVENMDDVIYWVNGTYRLLEFLVALCVVAYGVSETVFGEWSVMGSTIVLIHSYYNVWLRAQLGWQSFLLRRDAVNKIKNLPTASHQQLQQHNDICSICYQDMTSAVITPCSHLFHAGCLKKWLYVQETCPLCHNQLKGSSQPDSSTQDAPPQELPIQPAGDLDPSVHSESDSTLQVPQQDDTTLTSASNLTVGLKDDSDTTACFSSQS
- the LOC132113678 gene encoding RING finger protein 145-like isoform X2; the protein is MAVKERVEAVLNVGLRVPSIMLLEVLYRWDVSSFFQKIQRSSLNNNPLFQYKYLALYLHYVGYILSLVLLTLPRQHLVQLYLYVLTALLLFAGHQISRDYVRSELQSGYEGPLYLEPLSINRFTTSLICLEVIYFLASNLLVPFNLAKTAYRELAQVVEVYGLLALGMSLWNQLVLPVLFMCFWLVLFALQIYTYLSTRDQPTSRERLLFLFLTSIAECCCTPYSLLGLVFTVSFVALGVLSLCKFYLQGYRAFMNDNTMHRGMTEGITLLILAVQTGLIELQVIHRAFLLSIILFIVVASILQSMLEIADPIVLALGASRDKSLWKHFRAVSLCLFLLVFPAYMSYMICQFFHMDFWLLIIISSSILTSLQVLGTLLIYVLFMVEELSKAPVENMDDVIYWVNGTYRLLEFLVALCVVAYGVSETVFGEWSVMGSTIVLIHSYYNVWLRAQLGWQSFLLRRDAVNKIKNLPTASHQQLQQHNDICSICYQDMTSAVITPCSHLFHAGCLKKWLYVQETCPLCHNQLKGSSQPDSSTQDAPPQELPIQPAGDLDPSVHSESDSTLQVPQQDDTTLTSASNLTVGLKDDSDTTACFSSQS